The Girardinichthys multiradiatus isolate DD_20200921_A chromosome 11, DD_fGirMul_XY1, whole genome shotgun sequence DNA window actgagaaGGAAATGTAGCCATTTGTttgaggtgtgttggaccagggactggagtttgacacctctGATCTAGTGGGTTGAGGTCCGTTTGATTCTTCGACTGTTCGCcatcagtttatttctctgGGCAGTTGATAATCTCTCTGGATTTTGGAGATTAATAATTATAGAAATAAATTCATCTCACTTATATTTTAACTAATTTGTGTCTTTTCTAAAGACTTTCGATTGCACTCAATTCCCACTGATTTGGTTCTGATTCCAGTCCGGTTGCGACCCGTGATCAAACCCAATATAAAGTACAGAACCTCCTGTTGTAGAGTCATTTAACCACAAACCTCACACTAGTCTGGGATCGTCCCATGGTGTCCAAGACCCGCCTCGCCCCGAGGACATCTACTGTAGTACTataggaaaatgtgattatgtGACTGATGAATAGAGGGTCCAATGCAAGCTTGAAAAGTAAAGAACCTGGTTGGAGGATTTTCTAAGTACGGAGAAAGACCCAAAAGCTGTGAAACGGCCCTTTAGTGGAGCGGCGAATCAGAGGACAACTTCAACAGGGTTCTGTTTGGTCCTGAATGTCCAGGAGGTCTATGAGTTTGTGGGATCAGAGCCTCTCATATTTCAGAACCAAGTttaatggaaatatttttttctaaagtctTCTGAAAATGATTAACTATTAAATTAGGTGAGAAAGTTTTATAACTTGCATCATCattaacattttcatgttaatgATGATGCAGAAGCTGTTGTGGTTTAACAGTTCCACTGGTTCCTGTAATGTTCTGGTGGATCATGTGGACTCTTAAGAACACAGAGTTCACTCAGCAGATTAACGCCCAGCTAAACTCAGAGTTAATCCGTCTCTGTTGGCTGCTGACTCAGATCCCAGGTTAAGCTCCTGGTAACtttctctccttcctcttttAACTTCATTCAAGGTAGAAACGTATTTTTAAACTTCAGCTATGATGAAGATCAGAGATAAGAGTCCGATGTTTCGCCGTGTTCATGAGGAAACCtgtatttgtctttttcttgtgACTTTAATGCTCCCAGTGATTCTAGTCGTCACAGAAAGCTTCCCTTCAGGATGAGAGCAGAACCCCACAAATATTCTGCTGGTTAAAATTGTTCTGATTTATACTCATTGTTGGACTTGGAGTGAAATTTGAGTCAAATCtaacaaaaagtaaatttaaaaagaacaattttaagaaaATTCTTTGATCAGTTCTGATTTAATAAAATGATTTCTATTTATCTAACAGATTGTTTTTACTTCCAGATCAGAAGTTCCCAACCATCTCCTCAACATTTGGTGGAACTGTCTGACTTGGCTCTAATGTTCTGGTTTTGGTTCCTCAAGCTTCTCACaacagtttgctggaatttttgcCCATCCATCCAGACAGATCCGGTGTAACTGGGCCAGGTCTGTGATTCTGCCCACATATTTTCTCTGGTGGTCTGCTGAGGGACATTGTCCATCTGCAAGACCCACTTGTcaccaagctttaacttcctgtctGATGTCTTCAGATGtcgcttcaatatttccacttaATGTTCCTTCCACATGATACCATCTACTTAGGGTGCACCAGtacctcctgcagcaaaacaggcccacagcatgatgctgccacccctttACTTCTCAGCTAGGATGGTGTCCTCAGGCTGGAatgtttttcctccaaatgtaacaagGATCATTAGGATCAAACACTTGACCTCTAGTTTCAGCCCAGAGGAAATGTCTCCAAAAAGGAAACTTTCTTCAGAAAGGAGGaaatgtttgaggtgttgccctAAAATACATCCAGATGGTGCCTCCATTCAACCCTCACAAGCTCACCAAGCCACATCATCTTCATCTGGGCTTTCCTAACAGTAACCttggtgtatgtaaacttctgatttGAAGCAAGTAATTAAATTGATCTCTAGAATATTCTCTCTGGCATTTAGCACTTAGAGCTAGTGGTGTTAATCCTGACTGACCTAAAGCAGGAAGAGTTTagcctgatttaatgtcagactgtGTCAGTTGAACAGGCATTAGGATCCAGAGTCCTGCTTCTAAACCTGAACCGGACCAGCAGTAACTGAGGTCCAGAGGTAATCTGTACAAAATATGTTCTCTGTTGCATTTCTAACAAAAAGATTAGGAATAATCTGGTGTCCAGGTCTTTAAGGTGGATTTAAAACTGATGAGCTCAAGACGGTTTTAGTTTTCCAGTTTTTTGAGCTCCTGAGCTTAAAGACAAACTGAgcttatctatctatctatctatctatctatctatctatctatctatctatctatctatctatctatctatctatctatctatctatctatctatctatctatctatctatctatctatctatctatctatctatctatctatccatccatccatccatccatccatccatccatccatccatccatccatccatccatccatccatccatccatccatccatccatccatccatccatccatccatccatccatccatctatctatctatctatctatctatctatctatctatctatctatctatttatctatttatctatctatctatctatctatctatctatctatctatctatctatctatctatctatctatctatctatctatctatctatctatctatctatctatctatctatctatctatctatctatccatccatccatccatccatccatccatccatccatccatccatccatccatccatccatccatccatccatccatccatccatccatccatctatctatctatctatctatctatctatctatctatccatctatccatctatccatctatctatctatctatctatctatctatccatccatccatccatccatccatccatccatccatccatccatccatccatccatccatccatccatccatccatccatccatctatctatctatctatctatctatctatctatctatctatctatctatctatccatctatccatctatccatctatctatccatctatccatctatctatctatctatctatctatctatctatctatccatccatccatccatccatccatccatccatccatccatccatccatccatccatccatccatccatccatccatccatccatcattttctgTCAGTAGGTGGCAGAATTTGACCGATTAGTGAATATCTTCAGCTGTGAAACATTTACGACTCGCTCTATGTTTCTGTAACCATGTTAGCTTTAAACTCGTTGAGCCTTATTGTTCTTAGTGAACCATGACCTGGTGATATGTGCTCATCAGCAGCCATGATGCTCGTTCATTTCTGAGGCATTTGAGTGGATTATCCACCGGTGACCACGGAGGAAGTTGCTGGTTTTATTTCTGCTAGTTTCCTGATTAAACAGCCTCAGTTATAAAGTGACTGACtggtttgggttttcatttaaATGAGGGAGATGAAAAGTGATTCACCGTGAAAATGGTCTCCAGTTCATCCTTGTCGATCTTCCCGTTGCCGTCCTGGTCGAACAGTTTGAAGTACCACTTCAACTTCTGGTTGATTTCTCCTTTCAGGAGCAGGCTGACGGCCGCGATGTATTCCACAAAGTCGATGTAACCGTCCTGCAGACACAAACCAGGGCATTAAAACCCAAACCAGGTTCCTGGGTTAAGAATCCCTAGTTTCACTTCCTTCCCAAACCCAGTTTCAGTCAGCAGCTGTAAGATCGTTTTAGTCCAAACAGGGAAACCTCCGAGCTGGAGGTCAGAGGGTAGAGTCACTCTGACCTCAGTTGACCCTGTGGGACTGTAGTGGACTCCTGTTGGGGACATTAAAACACTGTTTGGTTCTGGAAACAGGAACCCAGTATTAACTCTGTTATTCTGAAGGTCCTGATCAGTATAACGGGCCAGTCTGGTTCACCTCTCTGTTGAAGGTGTCCATGAACTGATCTTCATCCTAACCCGTTTAATATGTTTTCAGAACCAAACACAGCAGAGCTTTTGGTTCCATCCAGAAAACTTCAGGCGCGTTACAGAAAGACCAACTGGGAGTTCTGGTGCAATTTTATTATAAGGAgtaaaaatccatccatccatccatccatctatccttccatccattatctatctatccatccatccatccatccatccatgcatccatccatccatccatccatccatccatccatgcatccatctatccttccatccattatctatctatccatccttccatccatgcatccatctatccttccatccattatctatctatccatccatccatccatccatccatccattatctatctatccatccatccatccatccatccatgcatccatccatgcatccatccatccatccatccatccatgcatccattcattatctatctatccatccatccatccatccatccatgcatccatccatgcatccatccatccatccatccatccatccatccatccatccatgcatccatccatccatccatccatccatgcatccattcattatctatctatccatccatccatccatccatccatgcatccatccatgcatccatccatccatccatccatccatccatccattatctatctatccatccatccatccatccatccatgcatccatccatgcatccatccatccatccatccatccatgcatccattcattatctatctatccatccatccatccatccatccatgcatccatccatgcatccatccatccatccatccatccatgcatccatccattatctatctatccatccatccatccatccatccatgcatccatccatgcatccatccatccatccatccatccatccatccatccattatctatctatccatccatccatccatccatccatgcatccatccatgcatccatccatccatccatccatccatgcatccattcattatctatctatccatccatgcatccatccatccatccatccatccatgcatccatccatccatccattcattatctatctatccatctatccatccctccatccatccatccatccatgcatccatccatctatccatccatccatccatccatgcatccatccatccatccatccatccatccatccattatctatctatccatccatccatccatccatccatgcatccatccatgcatccatccatccatccatccatccatccatccatccattatctatctatccatccatccatccatccatccatgcatccatccatccatccatgcatccatccatccatccatcattcatccatccatccatccatccatcattcatccatccatccatccatccatccatgcatccatccatccatccatccatccatgcatccatccatccatccatccatccatcaggaTCCCGACGTGTTTCCTGGACAGAAGGGATATAGTTGGTCCTTCCTTCTTCACTACAACTTGCTGGAGCAACGTTCTCATTCCAGCAGAGGAATCTCTGATCCATCTCTGCATCTTAGGAACAAGATACTGGTCTTCCTCTACTTCAGGTTTGCTTTATTCTAACTGATGCTAGTTAAATTCACCTGCTGGTTGACCACTGTTGAATCTGTTTTGTTCTGGCTGGTTTTGATCCTCGTCATTTTGGATTTCTAACACCTCCATAACTCCATCTGGACTCTGGTTCCGTATAATCaagaacattaatcacatcagtctgacatttttataactttatcagcagcagcagcttcatcCTGTCAGTACCACCTCTGTCTGGACTGGGCTCCTTCATGGTTTTACCTACAATACTGGTCTGCAGAACCGGGTCACAGCAGTGTTAGAGGAGGTACTACCATTCTGTTACTGCAGAGCAGTTATACCTCAGAGAACATGCCTCTCCTTAGAGACATGAAGCTCTGAGGAACCTCACAGTAGCAGATACATTTAGACAGtaaagctgtgtgtgtttgtgtggaacCCACCCCGTCCATGTCGAAGGTGAAGAAGACCTGCTCCACGTAGCTGTTGGCGTTCTCCGTGATGCCCTTGAGGTTCAGGATGGCCTTCAGCTCGAACAGCGTGATGAGGCCTGACGGAGATTCCCTCATGAACTTGTTGTACCAGTGGTGCATGTCTTCGGCCAGAATGTCGTCCAGGTTCGAGCCGTGGTTCCCCATGGCTGCAAGAGGAGAGGGTTTCAGCAGCCTGATAGAAGCCGCAGGCCTCCTCAGTCTGAAGAGGGACGTCTGCAGCCCGAGGCTTGCActcctgatgagacaaagatcCAGGAAAACACCAGAACGTTGGAGCTGAACCGAGGCTGCTGTGACTGCAGGCGCAGAGTAAAAGTCAGGACTCTCTAACCCTCTTAGGTTCTGGAGGTGGAATCAGCGAAGCACCTAAAATAACTCCTTAATGAGATGAGCCGCTGTGCTGCCAGAGCCTGAGCCAGGACCTGCTGAGTTCTTCTGAACAAGAAGATCTGACCCTGAATGCAGGATGGTTATATAACTGGTTGACCTGGTTCAGCCCACAGAGTTCCCCAGATCTGATCCCAAACGGGACAGTCTGCCACCTCCTCAACTCTTCTGCACCCTTCGGCCGTCTGTGATTTCAGGTTCCTGGAAATGTCCCACAGGCATTTGAAGTTCATAGGTTGGAAAGGTTGAATCCATCTGATATAAAACATACGCTGAGGATGAAGCTCAGCGTATGTTCAGAATGGTTCTGAACCGTTTCTCTTCCTGTACCAGCATGTGTAGCTCCAGTACAACCTCCAGTATAACCTGGCACTGGGAACTGACTGGTTTTAGCTGTTCAGTGGAACTGTGATCATCATCAATAAGGTCCAGTAATAAGCTTAAAGCAGATAAACAATTTAAAGTCATAAAGCTTcactaaaaacacacaaacaaaccttCCAGACAGGTGGGAGGGAAGTAAGTACACCCACTTTTATCTGTGAGATTTTATCCAGACGTTAAACATCTATGTAATAAATTGAGAGCATGACAAACTTTCTCCAGCTTTAATGAGACATATATCTGTACAATCAGACTGagcaacaaacaaatctgttaaaaaGGTACAACAGCCTGGCTGCATAAGCGTGCTGAACCTTGAACTATTTACTGACTAAACACATTTCACTTTGACTTCATGCCTGCAAATAACTGCAGTAAATCAGATGAACTTTCATGTAGGAGTTTGCAGATACCTCTTAATGGGAACCAACTGCTTGGAGGAGGACAACAGAAGGTATTGGAGTATCTTCTCTGTAGGAGCAGCATGTTCTTTGGTGCTCTGGCCCTGTCATCTTGAAGAAAGTTGCCTCTGATTGGTCGTTCTTGCAGCAAAGCTTCCTGGGACACGCAGTCTAGTTTCTAGGTGTGTTCTGTTAGCAGATTTCACATGTCATCAGTAGAAGTCCATCGCAGTGAGATGTTGCTGTTGGCTTTGAGCATTCCTGGCAGCGAAGCCTGAGTTTCCACTCCTCCTGTTGGTTGGTTTTATTTCGGGCAGCAGTGATGTGTCTGAACCTGAGGATCAAACAGCTTACCAGAATCAGATTTAAGCCGCCAGCAGCAGCCAGCGCTTCTCCAGTAAAATCCTCCTTTTCCAGGAAGGAGTCCCTGGCATATCACTGCCACCTCAGATTGGTGGAGGCGTGCCAGCTGAGGGAAATCCTGTCCTCGTCACTGAGCATGCTCAGTACTGGAGTTAAAGATGCAGTTTGTTTCCAGTTTCTGCATGATTTATTCTCACCTCAAAGGTTAAAAGATTTGACTTTCCTAGATTGTTTTGATAATTGATTATTCTTTGATTTTCTGAATGAAtaatttctgttttgatttttctttggactttgcttTCTTTATCACTAGCTCCCAGTGCAGTTCCTTACCATTTTTagattatatttttgttcacTAAACCACTTAACTCAGACTACCATGACAGGCTCCTAAACTCCACATAAACCAGCATTACGTTGACACATAAATACCAAATTAGCAAACAATCAATTTAAAATTGTATATTCAGGCTCTTTGTTTCCAGCAGTCTTGTCACAAAACCACAATTTGTTCTCATTTCCCAAAGAGAAAAGTTTGatagagaaaaatgttttagctgAAAACGTGGTTAGGTTCGGTTTACCCTTTAG harbors:
- the guca1d gene encoding guanylate cyclase activator 1d, coding for MGNHGSNLDDILAEDMHHWYNKFMRESPSGLITLFELKAILNLKGITENANSYVEQVFFTFDMDGDGYIDFVEYIAAVSLLLKGEINQKLKWYFKLFDQDGNGKIDKDELETIFTAIQDITRNRDIDPEEIVTLIYERIDVKGEGELTLEEFIDGAKEHPDIMDMLKNLMDLTPVLEIIVKGRQPAIQD